The following is a genomic window from Marinobacter sp. NP-4(2019).
TCGCCAACCACCTGGGCAATAATCCCAGTGACAATGGCTGTCTGATACCACTGCTGGATCAGGCAAAAGACACTCTGGAAACCTATCCGGATCAGTGTCTGGCTGACGCGGGTTACCGTAAAGAAGAAGATCTACAGACCCTGGAAGACAAAAGCATCGACGGCTATGTCTCGCTGCGCCGGGAGGGCAAGAAGAGTTCAGAGATAGACGCGAGCCGTTATCCGGCCAGCGCCCGGATGGCCGGGAAGCTGGCCACGGCAACCGGGCGATCGGTTTACGCTCAGCGCAAGCATCTGGTTGAGGCGGTCAACGGCTGGATCAAGCATGTTCTGGGCTTCCGACAGTTCAGTCTGCGGGGCCTTCACGCCGTGCAGGGTGAATGGGATCTGGTCTGTCTGTCGCTTAATCTCAGGCGGATGAGTTCACTGATGAGGCTGAAATAGAGGGTCCGAGGGATCCTTGGGCGTACTGAGTGATCGGACTACGATAACGCATTCGCTGATAACCGTCTTGACTGACTGAATAGAGAGAATCGAGACTCTATTCGGCTGGATATTGTGGATACGTTCTCGGGCCGAACTGTGATTCGACGCGGCGGGGTCACTTGCTCAAAATACTTCTGCCGCGCAGACTCCTAGCGTCCCCTCTGGCTACTTGCATTACTTGTTATAGCGACATGATTCCTACCTGCGCCGTCCTGGCACCGCTCAGATGTCTTCGCACCAAAGACGGGCGCATCGTCGATTCGCATTTCTTACCAGTTCGTCTCAGACCAAAAATTCAAACTTCAATGAAAACAACCCACTTGGTTGACAAGGCCGGCTTCTGGCACAGCAGGTGCAACACTCAGGGCAAGGGTCATGACCTGTTAGTACAAGTGAACCACACAGGAAGGCAAAGACGATGAGAGAACCAAGAACCCTTGCAACAATCACACTCTGTGGATCAATGGCGCTGTTTACCACCGCAGCCTCTGCAGAAACCATTCGCGTTGGCATCGGCCATCAAAGCATGGTGACCAACACCGTCTCCGGCGGCATTGTGCTGGAAAAACTGGACCTGCTGGAAAAGCACCTGCCCACCACTGGCAAATACGAAGATGTCGATTACGACATCGTGTATCGGGATTACGACTCAGGCCCCCCCATCACCAACCAGATGCTGGCCGGCAAGCTGGAATTCGGTGTCATGGGGGACTATCCCCTGATCGTTAACGGCGCCAAGTTCCAGCAAACCGGCAAGCAGGAGACCCGTTTTATCGGGGTCACCGGGTACAACCTTCGCGGCACCGGTAACGGCATCGTGGTGCCCATCGACTCCGAGGCCCAGAGCCTGGCCGACCTGGAAGGCAAGACATTGTCCGTTCCAGTGGGTAGCGCGGCCTGGGGCATGACCCTCAAGGCTCTGAGCGAGGCAGGCCTGAGCGACAAGGTACAGATTGTCAACCAGAGCCCGGCCGTTGGCGCCGCCAACATTCAGGCCGGGCGCATTGATGCCCATGCCGATTTCTGCCCCTGGTCGGAAATCATGGAGTTCCGCGCCACCGGTCGCAAGATTTACGACGGCAGCGAAGCCCGGATCCCTACCTTCCACGGCATCGTGGTTCGCGAGAGCTACGCCAAGCAGTATCCGGAAGTGGTGGAAGGTGTCCTGAAAGCCACCCTCGAAGCCCAGAAGTGGATTCAGGAAAACCCCGTGGAAGCAGCCGTGAAGGTATCCGAATGGACCGGTGTGGAGAAGGAGGTGCTTTACCTCTACTTCAGCGAAGGCGGTATCACCACCGCCGAAGCCAGCATCAAGGACGAATGGGTGGAGGCGATGAAATACGACCTGGACCTGCTCAAACGGGAAGTGGGCGTGCCGGACCTGGACTTCAACCGCTGGGTGGATGACAGCTACCTGCGCTCCGCCTACAAGGCTATGGGTCTGGATTACGACGCCCTGGTGAACTCGGTGGTCAGCACAGAGCCCCACAACCCCGCCCTGAAGCCTGCTGAAATCTGGTTCGCTGACAAAGGTATTGTCACCTATGACAGCGTTGCCGACATGCTCGCGGCCATGGAAACCACCGAAAGCCCCATCAACGCCACCTACGTCTACGACAATCTCACCGGGCTGAAGCTGTTTGGTAAGGCGGCTTACCTGGTGCGCGGTGATGACGGCGAAGTGGTGGCTTTTCTCAAGAAGGCCGACTCCGAGAAACACATTGCCAACCACGGTGGCACCCCGGTTACCCCGGAACGTGCTGTGGCCATGGCCCACTGACCCCTTGCGGTGCGGGCGCCACTGATGCCCGCTCCGCAACGGTCTGAGGAGTGACAACAATGGATAGCAGAAGCAACGCAGCAATGCGAACAACCGAACCGCCGGCCGAAGCTGAAGCCGGCCCGGCCACGGGACAGACTGCCGGGAAAGAATCAGCGCCGGTAGTCCCAGTGGCAGAGGGCAAGGCTGACAACGACTCTCGCCCGCCTGCCAGCGTCTGGCTGAGAACCACCGGCGTCCGCTACCTGGTACGCATCATGGCATTGGTGGCCGCGGTCGTGCTCTGGGAACTGGCATCCACCAACGGTTTCCATTTCTACATCAACTTCGACAACATCCCGGCACCGTCTGTCGTGGGTGCCGCACTCGTAGCGGAACTGACCGGGCAGGAGTTTTATCTGCACATCCTCCATAGCCTGGAACGTGTTGCCATTGCCTACGTGATGGCGGTGGTTCTTGGTGTGCTGTTGGGGGTTGCCATGGGGCGCTCCCGCTGGGCGGAGGACATCATCCTGCCCTATATCGAACTGCTGCGCCCCATACCGGCGGTAGCCTGGATTCCGCTGGCGATTCTGATGCTGCCGACGGAGCAGTCGAGCATCATTTTCATTACCTTTCTGGGCGCCCTGTTCCCGGTGATCCTGAACACCGTCCACGGCGTGGAACAAACCAACGGTGTGCTGGTACGCGCCGCCCGGAGTCTGGGCGCCAGCCGCACCGCCATCCTCTGGCACGTAGTGCTGCCCGGGGCCATGCCCTCGATTGTCGCGGGCCTTGCCATCGGCATGGGCGTGGCCTGGTTCTCGCTCCTGGCCGGGGAAATCATCAGTGGCCAGTACGGCATTGGTTACTACACCTGGAATTCCTACACCCTTATTCAATACCCGCAAATCATCATCGGCATGCTCACCATCGGTGGTCTCGGCACACTGTGCACCCTGCTGGTTCGCAAGGGCTGTAACCCACTACTTAAGTGGCAAGCCAAAGGAGGCCGCTCATGAGTGACGCTCTTGTGTACGACAACCGCCTGGCGGTGCTGGATCACAGCCGCTTGCGGGCAAAGTCCGGCGCCGAACGTGGCCGGATCTCGGTCAGGGACGTGGATATCGTATTTGATACAGCCAGCGGCCCCCATGTAGCAGTTCAGAACGCCAGCCTCACGGTTCGCCCCGGTGAATTTGTCTGCCTGCTGGGCCCATCCGGCTGTGGTAAGTCCACCCTGATGAACAGCATTGCCGGCTTTGTGCCGCCCACTCGCGGAGACGTCACGGTAGATGGGGAGACTGTGGCCGAACCCGGTCCTGATCGTGGCATGGTGTTTCAGCAACACTCGCTGTTTCCCTGGAAAACCGTTAAGGAAAACGTCGCGTTCGGCCCGCTGATGGCCGGCGTCGGCCAGAACGAAGCCAACAGCGTTGCCCGCACATTCCTGTCACTGGTTGGGCTGGCTGCTTTCGAGAACGCCTACCCCAATACGCTCTCTGGCGGTATGCAGC
Proteins encoded in this region:
- a CDS encoding ABC transporter ATP-binding protein, with amino-acid sequence MSDALVYDNRLAVLDHSRLRAKSGAERGRISVRDVDIVFDTASGPHVAVQNASLTVRPGEFVCLLGPSGCGKSTLMNSIAGFVPPTRGDVTVDGETVAEPGPDRGMVFQQHSLFPWKTVKENVAFGPLMAGVGQNEANSVARTFLSLVGLAAFENAYPNTLSGGMQQRVGIARALANYPSVLLMDEPFGALDAQTRIMMQENLLDIWREFRNTVVFVTHDIDEAVFLSDRIVVMSASPGRIIADIDVDLPRPREQSLLTSSDFMALKRQCLDLIRKETLNAFRQQNKAG
- a CDS encoding ABC transporter permease, whose amino-acid sequence is MDSRSNAAMRTTEPPAEAEAGPATGQTAGKESAPVVPVAEGKADNDSRPPASVWLRTTGVRYLVRIMALVAAVVLWELASTNGFHFYINFDNIPAPSVVGAALVAELTGQEFYLHILHSLERVAIAYVMAVVLGVLLGVAMGRSRWAEDIILPYIELLRPIPAVAWIPLAILMLPTEQSSIIFITFLGALFPVILNTVHGVEQTNGVLVRAARSLGASRTAILWHVVLPGAMPSIVAGLAIGMGVAWFSLLAGEIISGQYGIGYYTWNSYTLIQYPQIIIGMLTIGGLGTLCTLLVRKGCNPLLKWQAKGGRS
- a CDS encoding ABC transporter substrate-binding protein, whose amino-acid sequence is MREPRTLATITLCGSMALFTTAASAETIRVGIGHQSMVTNTVSGGIVLEKLDLLEKHLPTTGKYEDVDYDIVYRDYDSGPPITNQMLAGKLEFGVMGDYPLIVNGAKFQQTGKQETRFIGVTGYNLRGTGNGIVVPIDSEAQSLADLEGKTLSVPVGSAAWGMTLKALSEAGLSDKVQIVNQSPAVGAANIQAGRIDAHADFCPWSEIMEFRATGRKIYDGSEARIPTFHGIVVRESYAKQYPEVVEGVLKATLEAQKWIQENPVEAAVKVSEWTGVEKEVLYLYFSEGGITTAEASIKDEWVEAMKYDLDLLKREVGVPDLDFNRWVDDSYLRSAYKAMGLDYDALVNSVVSTEPHNPALKPAEIWFADKGIVTYDSVADMLAAMETTESPINATYVYDNLTGLKLFGKAAYLVRGDDGEVVAFLKKADSEKHIANHGGTPVTPERAVAMAH